The following coding sequences are from one Microbulbifer sp. TB1203 window:
- a CDS encoding YcgN family cysteine cluster protein, with the protein MNELPFWQRKALAQMSEAEWESLCDRCGRCCLHRLEDEDTGEIHTTSIACRLLDTDSCRCSDYSRRKRRVPDCIQLRARDVTDFHWLPATCAYRTLAEGRPLADWHPLVSGRSESVHEAGISVRGRVISEELVHPDDFEEHIVTWTGDTD; encoded by the coding sequence ATGAACGAGTTACCTTTCTGGCAGCGCAAAGCCCTTGCGCAGATGAGCGAAGCGGAGTGGGAATCCCTCTGCGACCGCTGTGGGCGCTGCTGCCTGCACCGCCTGGAAGACGAGGATACCGGCGAAATCCACACCACCAGCATCGCCTGCCGGCTGTTGGACACGGATTCCTGCCGCTGTAGCGATTACTCGCGACGAAAGCGCCGGGTGCCAGACTGCATTCAGCTGCGCGCCAGGGATGTGACCGACTTCCACTGGCTGCCCGCCACCTGCGCCTATCGCACCCTGGCCGAGGGGCGGCCGCTGGCGGACTGGCACCCGCTGGTTTCCGGGCGTTCGGAGTCGGTGCACGAGGCGGGCATTTCTGTGCGCGGCCGCGTCATCAGCGAAGAGCTGGTACACCCGGACGATTTCGAAGAGCATATCGTCACCTGGACAGGCGACACCGATTAA
- a CDS encoding YcgL domain-containing protein yields MKTLCDIYRSPREEEMYLYVDKREGTRRVPEKLLGLFGEPKHLVTLILTPERKLARAEAARVLSEIRERGYYLQMPPAAESEMSAIAAQNSKLQR; encoded by the coding sequence ATGAAAACCCTGTGCGATATCTACCGCAGCCCGCGCGAAGAGGAAATGTATCTCTACGTGGACAAGCGCGAGGGAACCCGGCGGGTGCCGGAAAAACTGCTGGGGCTCTTTGGCGAGCCCAAGCACCTGGTGACCCTGATTCTCACCCCGGAGAGAAAGCTGGCCCGTGCCGAGGCCGCCAGGGTGCTCAGTGAAATCCGCGAGCGGGGCTATTATTTGCAGATGCCACCGGCCGCTGAGAGTGAAATGAGCGCTATCGCCGCGCAGAACAGCAAGTTGCAACGTTGA
- the rnd gene encoding ribonuclease D, producing the protein MEIDTTPVWIDSSERLAELCVRWRGQNAVALDTEFMRSRTFYPQPALVQVGDGEHCYLIDNLAIDDLQPLRELLLDTSVTKIMHSCSEDLETLERLLGAVPEPIFDTQIAAALTGMKAGLGYAATVSQLLNIELPKSETRSDWLQRPLSEAQKTYAALDVAWLPLVYGVLVKRLREQGRMDWLQEDCAALVTAARNPPPPELYYQKVKGAWRLRGSQLAALQDICAWREREARLQDLPRNHLLKEHVCLNLAQRLPGNTIGLTQAGLEGRALRQLGDTLLQIIDRATGREDPPPALPQPLSRSEGEQLKLLRQRVSEIAEKKSLPVEILVRKKELEQLVQSPQPELQGRLRGWRGQVVGRALLDTLHAAREEAVK; encoded by the coding sequence ATGGAAATCGATACGACCCCCGTCTGGATCGACAGCAGCGAGCGGCTGGCGGAGCTCTGTGTCCGCTGGCGCGGCCAGAATGCCGTGGCCCTGGACACCGAATTTATGCGCAGCCGCACCTTCTATCCGCAGCCGGCGCTGGTGCAGGTGGGTGACGGCGAGCACTGTTACCTGATCGACAACCTCGCCATCGACGATCTTCAGCCGCTGCGCGAACTGTTGCTGGATACCTCGGTAACCAAGATCATGCACTCCTGCAGCGAGGACCTGGAAACCCTTGAACGGCTTCTGGGCGCGGTGCCGGAGCCGATCTTCGATACCCAGATCGCCGCCGCTCTCACCGGCATGAAGGCCGGGCTCGGTTACGCGGCAACGGTGAGCCAGCTGCTCAACATCGAACTGCCCAAAAGCGAGACCCGCTCCGACTGGCTGCAGCGCCCGCTCAGCGAGGCCCAGAAAACCTACGCCGCCCTGGACGTGGCCTGGCTGCCGCTGGTATACGGCGTGCTGGTCAAACGCCTCCGGGAGCAGGGGCGTATGGATTGGCTGCAGGAGGATTGCGCTGCCCTGGTGACCGCCGCGCGCAACCCACCGCCGCCGGAACTCTATTATCAAAAGGTCAAGGGCGCTTGGCGCCTGCGCGGCTCGCAGCTGGCCGCACTGCAGGATATCTGTGCTTGGCGCGAGCGCGAGGCGCGCCTGCAGGACCTGCCGCGCAATCATCTGTTGAAGGAGCACGTCTGCCTGAACCTGGCACAGAGGCTGCCGGGCAACACCATCGGCCTGACCCAGGCCGGGCTGGAAGGGCGCGCCCTGCGCCAGTTGGGCGACACACTGTTACAGATAATCGACCGCGCTACCGGGCGCGAAGATCCGCCGCCCGCGCTGCCGCAGCCTCTCAGCCGCAGCGAGGGCGAGCAACTGAAACTACTGCGCCAGCGGGTGAGCGAAATCGCCGAAAAGAAATCGCTGCCGGTGGAAATACTGGTGCGCAAGAAAGAGCTGGAACAGTTGGTACAGTCGCCGCAACCGGAATTGCAGGGTCGCCTGCGCGGCTGGCGGGGGCAGGTGGTCGGCCGGGCTCTGCTCGACACCCTGCACGCCGCGCGAGAGGAAGCTGTGAAATGA